A segment of the Lactobacillus sp. ESL0700 genome:
GCATTCTTATTAATTTTATTAAGCAAAATCGTTACTAGACTAGCGACAGGTGTTTGGCAATCATTTTTTAGCCATAATTTGATTATTGCCGCCATTCCACCATTAAAGAAATTAAGATCGTAAATAAATTCTTCTGAACCACAACCATTATTTTGCTGTTTAAGTTCTTCTACAATGACAGAATTATCAAGAACATTTAATGTAGTTGCCTGATTTTTAGTAACAAAATAATAGTAATAAAAATTCTGCTCTTGCTTGATTAAGGTCAAAATTTTGGTTAATGCTTGTTTGAGATTTTGGTGTTTGATTGCGTCATCAGCCAAGATCTTTTGCAATGCATTCATATGAATTACTTGCAGTTCCTCTAAAACTTCATCTGCATCATAATAATATGAATAAAATGTGCTGCGATTAATTCCCGCTCTTTTACATAAATCAATTATTTTTACCCGTTGATTTGGCGTTTCATTAATCATCTTAAGATATAGCTGCTGGATTTTCTGCTTTGCATGTTGATTAGCTTGATTGCAGGATGACACTGTTATTCCCCATTATTAATTGAGCATACTCTTTGCATATGGTAATTCTAGTGACGGATCAGCATTGAGTGTCATATCAGCAAACTTGCCTTCGTTATACAAATTATAAGCTGCTGCACCAATCATTGCCGCATTATCGCCGCACAATTTCAGGTCAGGTAAAATCACTTTAGGCCGCATATTTTCTGACAAAGCCGCAATCTCTTGACTCATGCGGTCACGTAATCCGTGATTGGCAGCGACCCCGCCACCCATAATAAAGGTCTTTGGCTGATACTCTTTAATTGCTCTAATAGTTTTGTGAGCTAATACATCAACAACAGCAGCTTGGAAGCTGGCTGCTAGATCATACTTGTTCAATTCTTGGTGAATCTGGTCAGCATGGTGACAAGTATTAATAAAAGCACTCTTTAGACCAGAAAATGAAAAATCATAATCGTTATCTTCCATCATTGCCCGTGGGAAGTTAAACGTGTCCTGACCCTGATGTGCCCAGTCATCAATGGTTTTACCAGCCGGATATTGCACGCCGAGAACCCGCCCAATCTTGTCATAGGCTTCTCCAGCAGCATCATCACGGGTATCACCCACAATTTCAAAGTGAGTTGGATCCTTCAATAAGACAATTTCGGTATGCCCACCAGAAACTTGCAAGGCAAGAGCCGGATATTCAATTTCATCCGTTAATTGGGCTGCCATAATATGACCCATGATATGATCGACACCGATTAAGGGAATTCCCGTCGCCATCGATGCTGCCTTAGCTGCACTAACGCCAATTAAGAGTGCGCCAACAAGTCCGGGACCGTAAGTTACGGCAATGGCATCAATATCATTCCAAGTTGCATTCGCCTGGGCCAATGCTTCCTTAGTAATTTGGCTAATCACTTCAATATGATGGCGACTAGCAACCTCGGGAACTACCCCACCGAACCGTTGATGGCTCTTAATTTGCGTTGCCACAATTAAACTCTCAATCTCACGGCCATTTTTAATAACCGCTGTCGAAGTTTCATCACAGGAACTCTCATAAGCTAAAATCCGAATATCTTTTTGTTTGCTCAAAACTTAATCCCTTTCTTATCTTGTTTTTGTGTTAATTTCAGCACCATATTTAAGCCATCTGTCTGCGTCTCTTGATAATAATTTGGTCGTACAAAAGTTGTACTGAAGCCTAACTGGCGGTACAGCTTTTGCGCTACCAAGTTATCTACCCGAACTTCGAGGCTGACATATTCACAGCCCCACTTTTGTGCCAATTCAATCATTATCTGCATTAAATGTGTGCCTAAGCCCTGACCCTGCCAA
Coding sequences within it:
- a CDS encoding TetR/AcrR family transcriptional regulator, which gives rise to MSSCNQANQHAKQKIQQLYLKMINETPNQRVKIIDLCKRAGINRSTFYSYYYDADEVLEELQVIHMNALQKILADDAIKHQNLKQALTKILTLIKQEQNFYYYYFVTKNQATTLNVLDNSVIVEELKQQNNGCGSEEFIYDLNFFNGGMAAIIKLWLKNDCQTPVASLVTILLNKINKNA
- the tsaD gene encoding tRNA (adenosine(37)-N6)-threonylcarbamoyltransferase complex transferase subunit TsaD, with amino-acid sequence MSKQKDIRILAYESSCDETSTAVIKNGREIESLIVATQIKSHQRFGGVVPEVASRHHIEVISQITKEALAQANATWNDIDAIAVTYGPGLVGALLIGVSAAKAASMATGIPLIGVDHIMGHIMAAQLTDEIEYPALALQVSGGHTEIVLLKDPTHFEIVGDTRDDAAGEAYDKIGRVLGVQYPAGKTIDDWAHQGQDTFNFPRAMMEDNDYDFSFSGLKSAFINTCHHADQIHQELNKYDLAASFQAAVVDVLAHKTIRAIKEYQPKTFIMGGGVAANHGLRDRMSQEIAALSENMRPKVILPDLKLCGDNAAMIGAAAYNLYNEGKFADMTLNADPSLELPYAKSMLN